The region AAGGCGATTGTAACTTTAATTTTAAAAGATGCTCCATAGTTTTTACTTTTTATCTCTTATTTGTTCAAAACATCAGAAATCTACAATGCCAATAATTACTCTCTCCAGGTATAGGCTGTTTTTTTCCTATCAGTTTGTGGCATCGCTTAGTATGATAATGATTTATTATATGTATTTATATTGAAAACGCAATTTGGCCTTTAGGCAAAGATGTTATTTTGTaattaattgaaattaaaataaacGTCAACATCTTGACATCTACAAgtgatttaaaaataatataaacatttttgtcatattttgtcctactttttcatattgtttttgttttgttttcattcaatTAGGTGAATTGATTTACACAGAACATACCCTCTGCAGAGTCAGCATCCGGTATTTCATCTTAAAACTAACATTTTCTAAGATGTAGGTTTTAACCCTTACGGGTCCAATCTGGAACAAAGAAACTGACTAACATCGCTATAATCTTCTTTTACTTTCATGATACAAAGATATGACTTGTCCAATTAACGCATCAGTGGAAGGAGAAACCGACCCAGGACAACCTACAGGCATGATAACGTGGAAGACTAAAGCAATCGGCAACGACGGCGAACCGTTGAGCGTGGTTTGTGATCCACCGTTAGGTTTCAGTTTTCCGATTGGACACACAAATATCACTTGTTTAGCTGAAGATCAAAGAGGGAACAACAAAAGCTGTGCCTTTGACGTTTCTGTTATCGGTAAGTTATGGTTACTAGtaattggtagtattgttttgcTTCTTGCTGTTTGAAAACTTATCGAGGAAGTGAAGAAGTTATTTAGTAAGACAACGACATTGATTAATGGAAAGGAGCGAAGGTTTGTGGCACTCAATGCATGTATAAAACAGTCAAAATGTCAACAATCAATAAGAACTTGTACTACTGTAATGAATTAAACATTTAATACAACATTTGGAATTGTATACACAGATAATGAAATTTGAGAATTTTAGTTTAGAAGCACTTATTTAGTAAgttttttttgttaattaaattATAATCACCGATGTCAAATACCGGTAATTTACCAATTTAGACGAATATGTTGGGAAATCTTTAGCACTTGGATATGGAAATACTGCAAGTGTTTTATTATTGTCGTTATATCCAGATAAGGAATCCCCAGAGATAACGCAATGTCCATTAGACCAAGAAACGATAACAAGCCCAGGAGCAACCACCGCCATGGTTACATATCTGACACCAAATGCTACGGATAACTCTGATGACGTAATAAGTCTAATCTGTTCTCCACCATCAGAATCTGAGTTCCATTTGGGACGAACAAATGTCAGCTGTCTAGCAGAAGACAGCAGTGGTAATAACGGGACTTGTAACTTTGAAATCCATGTCATAGGCAagtaaaatgtatatattataatattttatgtacataATAGTTAGTGCACACAAACGCGCACAAACACAATCCCCACCcattttgcacatgccaaatatttAGAATACTAATATATATTGCGACCGCAGCGAGCTGAAAAATTTGCAGATTAAAGcctttctgtactgttttcctaagactTTTTAGATCGTTTTATATAAAAGGCacaccatgaatgtgtgccaaaaattgcttatttGACTGGTGTAAACAGTGCGCCcctccatactgcagttactgtccgttttcctatacacaatacacagtgctctcaccattgacgcgtgacccctacaaatgatgtacgttgcaagaatgggcacttgcctagttaacatcactgtgtgaaaaataaccagccaatatgttagctattctccaaacttctagcaaatatatttctctaacatgacctaaaattacagctaggttagatgttcagaaatagtcgcacttttgtaaaatatgagtgagggcaaggcatagctagccaattccccgtgttaattgaatggagatttgaccgaaaatattggtatcggaccgctcacttctgaaggatgccacaaaaacggtacaagctacatcttaactattctctggcaatcatcatgatgagtttcttatatagtatgccgaaattgggtactgtaggtgattgacaaatggtcgcacttttctgataaataagtgacagtgaacttgaaatatcagcgcccataaacccaagttagtagctagttagtggaggccgtcacgggactgattattgattattgaagtgccttattaatagatacgcacgaaatagggcaagaaaaaacaaaccgggacacttttggagacatcatcatcatcatcatcatcatcatcatcatcatcatcatcatcatcatcatcatcgacatcatcatcatcattactttctacattttttctacacaacatagggcctaccgttttaataagatttttttcttgaaatgcatgtaactataattattgtttagagcgtgatgaaataaaacatcacgattttcatcacaaaacaaatataatgcataagaaatcgtttgttttagagcgtgatgatgaaataaaacatcacgattttcatcccgaaacaaagtaatacataagaaatcaatttttcgtgagtgatgaaataaaacatcaaaattgtcatcacgaaacaaagtaatacatgagaaatcgtttgttttaaagcgtgatgaaataaaacatcacgattttcatcacaaaacaaagtaataggcctacaaaagaaatacattttcgagagtgattaaataaaacatcacgattttcatcacggaacaaagtaatacataagacatcgtttgtttgattgcaatcaaccgcgacagttcgtctcacacacataacaatgcactgcgatcaaataggttgatgacaacatttgattgaatgaactgcactgcgccatgattacgtgcaccggttcaaatcctttgtttggagccaatcaataatttcacgtacagcctctatgcaaattagagtttacacacgctgcagctggggtaatcgagcgaagctggttgccgttagtgatcgaatgcatgagcttatttgctttactgaatcgatttactggattaatttcctgttaactgggtttaatgccacaaaggtcgaatcgcctttgccatggaccatgactgcatcatgcaccaCATTTACAATGCGTTTAAATAATTACAAACAATACTTCGCGTAAGGGAATGATATTGGAAATACTTTTAGAATCATCATCACTTTCAAAATACTTTTTAACATGCATTTTACCGTATTTATAACCAGACAAGGAACCGCCTGTGTTTAGTACGCAGTGTCCTGCAGACAGACAGATGGTCACAAGCCCTAGAAACGCCACAGCCATGGTTACATATCAGACACCAAATTCTACTGATAACTCTGGTGAGGAGGTGGATGTAGTGTGCTATCCGGTATCTCAATCTGAGTTTCCTATAGGATTAACAACAGTTACGTGTGTAGCACGTGATGGCAGTGAGAATAATAGGACATGCGACTTCAAAATCGAAATCGAAGGCAAGCAAACACTTTAGTTTATTgttctttttatatttttataagcaGTAACATTAACACATTTATTGCCAATTTGGTATAGCTTCCATTAGgaaaaaaaatcactattttaagcaatttattataTGGGTTGAAAGAATGGtataaaaatataatatacaaTGTGCACTGTGTGTAGACATGTATTTATGTTTTCAATGAGAATACGTGACTATTCTTTCATTTATTATAACTCGTGAACTTTCATTGAATATTCTGAGAGGTAATCATTGCTGTAAAGTGCTACCTTTTGAAGTAAACACCAATGGATAACTCTTAACGTGGATGCATCGTATGTCAAGTGCGTTAACCCGTGGTAATAATGACAGTTCCATTGAACCCTGGGAGGGTTAATTAGTTTAGACATTTTAGTTCAACACCACTGGGCTATTTTTAAAGTGAAGCAACGTATACTTTTACCGCGCAACTTTTTGTTTAAGGGAAGACTCTTATCAAAAtcactttttctttaataaaagtGCTATGCTTACCAAATTTGGTTTGTAGGACCTTTGGGTCATTAAAaaggcggccatattggatttgaaGGTGTCAACTTTCAAAATAGTACATGCACCCAGGGAGATCAGCTAGGAACTTGGTTTTTATTTAAGACGAAAGAGAAAaatcatattgaaaaaaaaaagttggattcggtttttgtttgtttttaaattattttggtcaaaaacagaaaaaaaacccactgggctcataattattgcaaaccCCCTTATTTGACTGGTGTAGACAGTGTTCCCCTCCCCACATTTACAATGTGTTTAAATATTACAAAACAATACTTCGCGTAAGGGAATGATATTGGAAATACTTCTAGAATCATCATCACTTTCAAAATACTTTTTAACATGCATTTTACCGTATTTATATCCAGACAAGGAACCGCCTGTGTTTAGTACGCAGTGTCCTGCAGACAGACAAATGGTCACAAGCCCTAGAAACGCCACAGCCATGGTTACATATCAGACACCAaatgctactgataactctggtgAGGAGGTGGATGTAGTGTGCTATCCGGTATCTCAATCTGAGTTTCCTATAGGATTAACAACAGTTACGTGTGTAGCACGTGATGGCAGTGAGAATAATAGGACATGCGATTTCAAAATCGAAGTCAATGGCAAGTAAACAATTTACTTTACGTCGTACAAACTAAACGCATATAACAAAACAGTGAAGCAAATAGCACGTAGATCAGTAAATAATGGAAAGCAAAATACTAATATGCGCATACATAAATTACATGCATTTGTAAAGCGCAATTGTTTTACAAATAAATCGAATCCAAGTCGGTGTAAAACATATGACAGGATACAATGTGACAAAAATATAACACAATAACATGATTATCAACTATACATGGTAACCAATATTGATTTCATGATAATCCATAGACTAACGCATAAAATATACAACACTAGTCCACATAATGCATCATTACAAACATTCGCATACGTATATACATACACCTCTAACAGCCACACACAAAAACCGCATATCGCTGATAAACATCATCGCCGATActtcttatttattttttcctaggttttttgtctgtttgtcgGGTCAGTCCGTAAGGACATACGTTTTTCCTTGGGTCCATGGAAATTCCAAACACCGGACCAAGGCCAAATGCATAAGCAAGACTTTAGAAACAATCACATCTGTAGTCACTATTATGTTGTGTGTTCGCACCCATGGCATATCTATCTGAGTCCAATCTTTAATATTGACATTTATAACTAAAAGTAAATTAATTTTCAAAGGGTATGGCGGACGGAATCAGAACAAAACCTACATATTAATGtacttaaggcgatttaataccctgattttcatcagtacccatcttcttttttttgttgcaaatttataaagtatatatatatgttcatcatctcatgtcctgaacttataaaatatctctacatacaaagtggttttaaaccattttagaaaatcattttagccctatttatttttttgtttactgtatcctggtaactgagatgtgtgtttcataacaaaccataatttattctattgaacatgtccaagtagaatacatgaatagaatacattaaatcctttgttatactatctatagaaatacactcactgattataacactgaataaattaaataggccttaataatctcttccacatagacaatttaatattacaccatgtatgtatcatctataatatgttgttgggaaaagagattaaaaaaggctatacggtcatcaaaggtcaggttataggtcaattggttcaggtcaaattcaggcatcaattttgaatacatgtgatagtctgtgatatcatacatgtcataatgaggcatcaattttgatattttgtctgttactggatatataatggaaatgtgtgaggtggatatactaaaataccttgggatgtaaatggtgagtacaatttagattgcctagttgagttggattgggcaaacaaatataaaatagttaccaaaatcacaaaaatgaagcttacggaaaactacctaatatggtgatataggtgacaaaaaatacaatctttttcaacattgctgtagtgtggttgtggtaaactgttacctatggcttaattaagtttcagtgacatagtgttgcaagttcaaaatacaaaatatagctcgacattgaaaatagaagcattttaaccggttcgttttttgatagttgtggagcaccaagttcatgaagtcataaaagaaatcagggaccacttattcacattttacatatcaacattatttccctaatgtgttagcaacacatatccaaaattttaacgaaatccgttgatagtaagctttccaaaatgaagtgaatttaaatcatcagtgatgtacctccttttggcttctatcttcaaaagcatgtaagctacattgataccgatgccaccaataaaacgagaagatttgccccttcattttgcataccactttgtccaattttttttgtaatttcttcacaaaatgaaaaaaaaaaaaaaaaaaaatcaatgggtgtagtacccccttaagcatgtatagataaataaatttaaatgaatACTGTTTTAGCATAATACATGTACTGTTGTAAATAAAGATAAGCACACTCCTAAATTTAGTTCATTCGTCCCGTTGCCCGATCATCTACTTATATACTAGATTTAGAGGATGTATGTGAATTCCTTTAATTGAGCAATATTTACATCAAATGAGAATGCACTaggaaatttaatgcgtttaaATACATAATTTGTTCAACTTCGTCTATCTTTACATAGTGGGTAATTAAGGGTTTGATTTACAACGAACTGGCAACAAGCAATTTTAAGCAGACGACTCATCTTTTCGGGGAGCAGGGCGCTCTATCCTTTTCTACTTCGGTGTTTCAAGGTCACCTGTGATTGGCCCGGGGATTAGCCAAAGGTCAAATGGGGTAAAATCCCCagtttgtccaatttcaatgaaaattaatattcgtgatattgatataattcaaaatatgatgcagATTATTTCAAAGCAACCAAAGATGAAAGTATTCTATTAAATAAATTGTTGTATTAAACTTAGTGCCGAATTTGACAATTGTGTCCacagtcatttcaaggtcatcacaGGTCATTTGAAGGTAACGGCCGGACTTACTGGTCTTATAAGACTGCAGCATATCtagttttgttttattattgtcTTAATATCCAGACAAGGAACCACCTTTGTTTACGCAATGTCCTGCAGACCAACGAATTGTGCCAAGCCCTGGAAAAGCCACGGCCATTACTACTTATCAAATTCCAaatgctactgataactctggcGAGGTGACGAATGTAGACTGCTCTCCGCCGTCAGGATCTGAATTTCATTTCGGAAGAACAAATGTCAGGTGTATCGCACAGGACATCAGTGGGAATAATGGTTCATGTGACTTTGCAGTCAATACAAGAGGTAAATATTCTTCTTTGAAAACAGTATAAGATATGCGTAATCCACAACCTTCGTTTGTAACAAACAGTGTCAGCACTACAGGTGGAGGAGCGGGGGgggatgatggtggtggtggtggtggttaggGTGCATACACAttgttagaccctccctcgggtccgtggagaacgactggtaatgtagattacatagcattaaaaatcaacccaatacacggaccctcccagtctgtaggcaatttgacttccagctcccacaaactgctggaagttcactttacggatttggagtcacgcaatctttctatataccacgtccatgttttcactacattaacgtttgtgtaagcgactaaacaacgatattgtatccgaccaatcaacgcagcttggcagcgcggggatatttgaaaaggcttccctagctaaataatgtgcaaacatttgcaaaccgcacgcgataatgtacgcaatatagacaataggcctaagtccgagtcgagtggttgcgcgtaccatgggtctatcagacgcgtgccacttgagctcaatacctctcagttgttgacaagtgtcccatccgatcttgcgtcacatcccgcggcatagctttgtgctaccatatttgaattgaaactggggcggggctttcgtaattgacatcggaatcaccgtgcttcgttgaacgaatatttggaagtgagatctctaacagattgaaccagtctcggaatcagcgctcaatggactttcgcgttcacttataatacgagtatatttctatattgctgcatggttgactgtggtgggtgtaattagtggcgtcgatttgtggatgaagaggaatgggtttttggcattgaagaaaataaggggggagttggcattttttttcatagggcattacgtaattatttattgttacattatccagagatggaaccgaaccgagactgggggccagtctaacaCATTGTCAGCCTTAAAACCTACAATTACGTAAAACACACTTTTTGCCTCAATTTTACGCAAAGATATCTGATCCCCACCACCCCTTTTATTCACTTTACCCCCATGTCCCCCGTGTCAACGAATTTCTCAAAGGAGAGGGTGACTGTAACCTTTCCCGGGATTTTTGGAAATAAGTGTTCTATTATATATTTGCTATATTATAATGTCAAGTTACAATgcataaatttatataatttaataGACAATCCCTTATCGATTATAGATATAGCCAGCGGTATCCCAGTTGAGCATAGTTGACGGAATACGTGATTAAAAATGATGTTATCATATGTGTTATACTTAGCCGTGATCTTTGCATATTGACGAATAGTTATTCGTCTGTTTGTTAAAATCATGTTACCAATGAATTCTATTGAACTCGAGAACAAAGTCGGCACAATTACTAACACTGTATGtcgttaataaaataatataatgaaaaaaataatcgTTTTGAGTCGAATTCAGTATcagtataattatttaattaatagaGGAATATTGTTCGACTGGATGGGATATCATCGACTATCCTTATATTCGTGATGACATCCGAGTATTTGTATCACACGACAAAAACATATACTCTGATTGAGCTTATCATACTTGTCATGTTTTTCACAGGCATAATATGGAGGCGTTTTGATGATTCATTTAAAATCGTCGGTATCAATGTTATCAACATCACAACAAATCAGATCAACCAACCAATGGTTTACTCCATCCCCGAAAATTTACGAATTGAAGTGCAAGTTGGAGATAAATTTGGATGGGCCTCTACTGATGGTGTTTTAGCACGTGGTTATTTGCCAGGCGGTGGCCATGTTCGACGGAAACATGTGAGAGATGTTTCTTCTTTAGCGGT is a window of Amphiura filiformis chromosome 2, Afil_fr2py, whole genome shotgun sequence DNA encoding:
- the LOC140143039 gene encoding hyalin-like, coding for MWLSHVVNRYNVVLMLQLLSVLPETMIHVRAHQTCEVGREKNEDDDFRWVLPYKDPCQCKKVRYGGLNTFTPKRPFKPVYVEKPLVGDNVGEIRDHYDLNCIDMTCPINASVEGETDPGQPTGMITWKTKAIGNDGEPLSVVCDPPLGFSFPIGHTNITCLAEDQRGNNKSCAFDVSVIDKESPEITQCPLDQETITSPGATTAMVTYLTPNATDNSDDVISLICSPPSESEFHLGRTNVSCLAEDSSGNNGTCNFEIHVIDKEPPVFSTQCPADRQMVTSPRNATAMVTYQTPNSTDNSGEEVDVVCYPVSQSEFPIGLTTVTCVARDGNKEPPVFSTQCPADRQMVTSPRNATAMVTYQTPNATDNSGEEVDVVCYPVSQSEFPIGLTTVTCVARDGSENNRTCDFKIEVNGK